A genomic stretch from Eptesicus fuscus isolate TK198812 chromosome 15, DD_ASM_mEF_20220401, whole genome shotgun sequence includes:
- the ST6GALNAC6 gene encoding alpha-N-acetylgalactosaminide alpha-2,6-sialyltransferase 6 isoform X3: MSSNKEQRSAVFVILFALITILILYSSNSANEVFHYGSLRGRSRRPINLKKWSITDGYVPILGNKTLPSRCHQCVIVTSSSHLLGTKLGPEIERAECTIRMNDAPTTGYSADVGNKTTFRVVAHSSVYRVLKRPQEFVNRTPETVFIFWGPPTKMQKPQGSLVRIIQRAGLVFPNMEAYAVSPGRMRQFDDLFRGETGKDREKSHSWLSTGWFTMVIAVELCDHVHVYGMVPPDYCSGPVCSACPTTTTNPRGRTSVSPTSRMSTAARATTTASSPRRGSSRPGRSCTGSPSPIPPGPRPPRLWGPHTGHRRSGFWPSHATEGHPGQ; this comes from the exons GAGCAGCGGTCAGCAGTGTTCGTGATCCTCTTTGCTCTCATCACCATCCTCATCCTCTACAGCTCCAACAGTGCCAACGAGGTCTTCCATTATGGCTCCCTGCGCGGCCGCAGTCGCAGGCCGATCAACCTCAAGAAGTGGAGCATCACCGATGGCTATGTCCCCATTCTTGGCAACAAG ACACTGCCCTCCCGGTGCCACCAGTGTGTGATTGTCACCAGCTCCAGCCACCTGCTGGGCACCAAGCTGGGCCCTGAGATTGAACGGGCCGAGTGCACAATCCGCATGAATGACGCGCCCACCACGGGCTACTCGGCAGACGTGGGCAACAAGACCACCTTCCGCGTGGTGGCCCATTCCAGTGTCTACCGCGTGCTGAAGAGGCCCCAGGAGTTTGTCAACCGGACCCCCGAAACCGTGTTCATCTTCTGGGGGCCCCCGACCAAGATGCAGAAGCCCCAGGGCAGCCTGGTGCGCATCATCCAGAGGGCAGGCCTGGTGTTCCCCAACATGGAGGCCTACGCCGTCTCTCCCGGCCGCATGCGCCAATTTGATGACCTCTTCCGGGGTGAGACAGGCAAGGACAG ggAGAAGTCCCACTCGTGGCTGAGCACGGGCTGGTTCACCATGGTGATCGCGGTGGAGTTGTGTGACCATGTGCACGTCTACGGCATGGTCCCCCCCGACTACTGCAG CGGTCCCGTCTGCAGCGCATGCCCTACCACTACTACGAACCCAAGGGGCCGGACGAGTGTGTCACCTACGTCCAGAATGAGCACAGCCGCAAGGGCAACCACCACCGCTTCATCACCGAGAAGAGGGTCTTCTCGTCCTGGGCGCAGCTGTACGGGATCACCTTCTCCCATCCCTCCTGGACCTAGGCCGCCCCGCCTGTGGGGCCCCCACACGGGACACAGGAGAAGTGGCTTTTGGCCCAGCCACGCGACCGAGGGCCACCCTGGCCAATGA